The Acidimicrobiales bacterium sequence ATCTGGTCCAGGAACCAGAGGTCCACACCCGTCGCCTCGTAGATCTTGTCGATCGAGACCCCGCGGCGGAGCAGGGCTTCGAGCTGGAACGGCCGATCCGGGGTGCCGATGCTGGCGGCGGCCAGCAGGGCGGCGTCGTCGAGTTCGTCGAACGCTGCCTCACCGGGATCGCAGTTGAGGCCGTAGCGCCCCTGCTCCAGCGAGCGCAGCGCCTTCTGGAGCGACTCGGGGAACGTGCGCCCGATCGCCATGACCTCGCCCACCGACTGCATGGAGGTGCCGAGCACGCCGGACGTGCCCGGGAACTTCTCGAACGCCCACCGCGGCACCTTGGTGACCACATAGTCGATCGACGGTTCGAAACTGGCCGGTGTCTTCTCGGTGATGTCGTTCGGGATCTCGTCGAGGGTGTAGCCGACGGCCAGCTTGGCCGCGATCTTCGCGATCGGGAAGCCGGTGGCCTTCGACGCGAGCGCAGACGACCGACTCACCCGGGGGTTCATCTCGATGATGACCTGGCGGCCGGTCTCCGGATGCACCGCCCACTGCACGTTCGAACCGCCGGTCTCCACGCCGACGCGACGGATGCAGGCGAACGAGCCGTCCCGCATCGTCTGGTACTCGACGTCGGTGAGGGTCTGGGCGGGAGCGACGGTGATGGAGTCGCCCGTGTGCACTCCCATCGGGTCGAAGTTCTCGATCGAGCAGATGATCACGCAGTTGTCGTTGCGGTCGCGCATCACCTCCAGCTCGTACTCCTTCCACCCGGAGATGGACTCCTCGATCAGGATCTCGTTGATCGGGCTGCACTCGAGCCCGTAGGCGGCGACCCGCTCGAACTCCTCCATCGTGTGCGCCATGCCCGTGCCGCGGCCGCCCAGGATGTAGGCGGGCCGGATGATGATCGGGAGGCCGACCTCCTCGACCACGCGGCGGGCCTCGTCCATGTCGTGGGCGATGCCCGAGCGAGCGACCTCGAGGCCGATCTCCTGCATCGCGACCTTGAACTTCTCGCGGTCCTCCGCCGTCTCGATGGCCTCGGCGTCGGCGCCGATGAGCTCGACACCGTTCGCCTCCAGGACTCCGGCCTCCTCCAGCTCCATCGCGAGGTTGAGCCCGGTCTGCCCGCCGAGCGTCGGCAGCACCGCATCGGGCCGCTCCTTCTCGATGATCTTCGCCAGCACGGCGACATCGAGCGGCTCGACATAGGTCGCGTCCGCGAAGTCGGGGTCGGTCATGATCGTCGCCGGGTTCGAGTTGGCGAGGATGACGCGATAGCCCTCCTCCTTGAGCACCCGGCATGCCTGGGTGCCCGAGTAGTCGAACTCACACGCCTGACCGATGACGATGGGGCCCGAGCCGATGATGAGGATCGACTCGATGTCCGTGCGCTTCGGCACTACGCCGCCTTTCCGTGGGAGTCCATCAATTCGGCGAACTGATCGAAGAGATACCGACTGTCGTGGGGGCCGGGACCGGCCTCCGGGTGGTACTGCACGCTGAACGCCGGAAGGTCGTCGTGGACGAGCCCCTCCAGGGCGCCGTCGTTGAGGCAGACGTGGGTCTCCGTGACATTGGGGACCGACCCCAACTCGACCGCGAAGTTGTGGTTCTGGCTGGTGATCTCCACCTTGCCCGTGCGGGAATCCTGCACCGGCACGTTGCCGCCGTGGTGGCCGAACTTCATCTTGAAGGTCCTCCCGCCGAGGGCGAGGGAGAGCACCTGGTGCCCGAGGCAGATGCCGAAGATCGGCACCTTGCCGATCAGCTTCGGCAGCTCGGCGACGATCGATCCGGCTTCCTCGGGGTCACCGGGACCGTTCGAAAGGAAGACGCCGTCGGGTTCCATGGCGAGCACCTCGTCGGCCGGCGTGCCCGCGGGCACGACGGTGACGGTGGCCAGTTCCCCGAGGTGACGCAGCATCGTGGCCTTCACGCCGAGGTCGTAGGCGACGACCTTCCGGGGGCCCGAGCCGACCGTGTAGGGCGCATCCGTGGTGACCGTGCTGACGAGGTCCACACCCGCAGTGCCCGGGTCGGCCTGGGCGGCGGCGCGGAGGGCCGCGGCGTCCGCGGTACCGAAGGCGCCGGGCATGGCGCCGCTGTCACGGATGTGACGGGTCAGCCGGCGGGTGTCGATCCCGGCGATCCCGGCGACGCCGTGTCGACGCAGGAAGGCGTCGAGATGACCCTCGGCCCGCCAGTTGCTGTGGCGCCGGGCGAGATCACGGATGATGACCCCACGACAGTGGGGCCGAGCCGCCTCGTCGTCGGTCGCGTTCACGCCATAGTTGCCAATGTGGGGGTAGGTGAACGTGATGATCTGGCCCGCGTAGGACGGATCGGTGATCACCTCCTGATAGCCGGACAGGACCGTGTTGAACACGACCTCGCCCGACGCGATCCCGTCGACGGGGTCCGCCCCGATGCCCTCGCCCTCGAAGACCTCGCCGTCGGCGAGAACCAGTTGGTATTCCCTGAGCTCGCTCACCGTTGTGCTTCTCCGTCGATCACGACTGCTTCTCCCCGCAGGATGGTGTGTCTCGCCCGCCCGCGCACCGTCATTCCCTCGTAGGGCGTGTTGGTGCTGCGGCTCGCCATCGCCGCGCCCGACACCGTCCACGTCGTGTTCGGGTCGATCACGGCGAGATTCGCGGCCCCGCCCTCCACGACGGGACCACCGTGCTGGTCCTGGATCCCGGCGATCGCCGCGGGGCGCCAGCTCATCGCCGCGAGCAGATCCTCGATCGGCATCTCCAGATGCGTGTTCGCGATCGCGAAGGCGGTCTCGAGCCCGAGCATGCCGGGCGGCGCGTCCGCGAAGGTGCGCTCCTTGTCCTGTGACGTGTGGGGGGCGTGGTCGGTCGCGATCGCGTCGATCGTGCCGTCCGCCAGGCCCTCCTTCACCGCCGCCACGTCCGCGTCGGTCCGCAGGGGCGGGTGCACCTTGTAGAGGGGGTCGTAGTCGGCACAGCAGGCGTCGGTGAGACAGAAGTGATGGGTGGCCGCCTCGGCGGTCACGGGCAACCCCGCGTCCTTCGCGGCGCGGATCATCGCGACCGATCCGGATGTCGACATGTGCTGGAAGTGCACGCGGGTGCCGGTGAGTCGGGCGAGGGCGATGTCGCGCATCACCATCAGCTCCTCGGCCTCCGCCGGCTGGCCGGGAATACCGAGGCGGCTCGACCACTCGCCCTCGTGCATGTAGGTGCCCTCGCTGAGGGCGTTCACCTCACAGTGCTGGGCGAGCACGATCGGCCGGCCACCGGCGAGGTGGGCGAGCGACCCCGCGTACTCGAGCGCCGTGCGCATCAGCCGGTCGTCCTGCACGCCGGTGCCGTCGTCGGTGAAGACCCGCACGCCGAGCTTCACGAGCTCGGCCATCGGCGTCAGCGAATGCCCGTCACGGCCGACGGTGATCGCCGCCGAGGGACGGACATCGCAGATGGTGTCGGCCGCGAGGTCGATGACCTCACGGACCACCGCCGCGCAGTCCATCGCCGGGGTGGTGTTGGGCATCGCGATGACCGAGGTGAACCCGCCCAGCGCGGCGCCGCGGGCCCCGGTGTCGATCGTCTCGGCTTCTTCCTTGCCGGGCTGTCGCAGGTGCACGTGGAGATCGACGAAGCCGGGCGAGACGACACAGTCGGTGGCGTCGAGGGTGCGATCGCCGTCGAGGCCCTCGCCGACGGCCACGATCGTCCCCTCGTCGGAGACGACCACGTCGGCGCGCCGGGAGCCGGTCTGATCGACGACGGTGCCGCCCTTGATGACGGTGGTGGACTCGGACATCAGGCAACGGCCTCCTGGGTGTCGACGAGGTCGAGGCCCGACCCCAGCAGCAGATACAAGACGGCCATCCGCACGGCGATGCCGTTCGTGACCTGTTCGGTGATGACGGCGTTGGGCCGATCGGCGACCTCGCCGGCGATCTCGACACCCCGGTTCATCGGCCCCGGGTGCATGATCAGCGCGTCGTCGCGCAGCCGATCGGCGCGCGCCGTGGTGAGCCCGTACTCCTCGTGGAACTCCCGCAGCGTCGGCACGACCGCCTGCTCCTGGCGCTCGAGCTGCATGCGGAGCAGGTAGCAGATGTCGACCTCGCCGATGACCTCGTCGAGATCGTGGGTGACCTTCACCGGCCACCCTTCGAGGCTCGGCGGAAGCAGCGTCCGGGGGGCGACGAAGGTCACCTCGGCGCCCATCGTGGCGAACCCGATCGCGTTCGAGCGGGCGACGCGGGAGTGTTTGATGTCGCCCACGATCGCGACCCGGCGACCGTCGAGGCTGCCGAGGCGTCGGGTCGCCGTATAGAGATCGAGCAGCGACTGGGTGGGGTGCTGATGCCAGCCGTCTCCCGCGTTGATCACGCAGGCGTCCGTCCACTCGGTGATCCGCTGAGGGGCGCCGGCGCCGTGATGGCGCACGACAATTCCGTCGATCCCCATCGCCGCGACCGTTTCCACGGTGTCGCGCAGGCTCTCGCCCTTGTTCACCGAGGACGAACTCACGCTGAAGTTCATCGTGTCGGCGGAGAGCCGCTTGGCCGCGGTCTCGAACGACAGGCGGGTGCGGGTGGAGTCCTCGTAGAACAGCCAGGCGATGGTCTTGCCCCGCAGCGCCGGCACCTTCGGGATCTGACGCTGGCCGACCTCCGCGAACGAGTCGGCCAGGTTCAGGAGGCGTTCGACGTCATCGCGGTCGAGGTCGGCCATGGAGAGGAGATGACGCATCGCCCCGGTCACGTCACGTCTCCCAGGTCGACGCCGTCGTCGTGCACGTCGACCAGCTCGTCGCGCCGGGTCGGGAGGTTCTTGCCGACATAGTCCGGCCGGATCGGCAGTTCGCGATGACCGCGGTCCACCATCACCGCGAGCTGGATGGCCGCGGGGCGGCCGTAGCTGTGCACGGCGTCCATCGCGGCCCGAACGGTTCGGCCCGTGTAGAGCACGTCGTCGACGAGCACGATCACCTTGCCGGTCGGGTCCTCGGGGATCTCCGTGACCGCTTCGGGCATGACCGGCCGCAGACCGAAGTCGTCGCGGTGCATCGTGGCATCGAGGCTTCCGACCGGCACGCCCACCCCGGCATCGCCCTCGATCTCGGTGATGTCGTCGGCCAGCCGCTGGGCCAGGGCGACGCCACCGGTCTGCAGACCGATGATCATCAGGTCGGCCGCGCCATGGTTTCGCTCGAGGATCTCGTGGGCCATCCGCCGAACGGCTCGGGTGACATCCTCAGATGTCATCACCCGGGTCCGGGCCTGGAACTCGCCGCCCGCGGGCGGCGCAGCCAGGCGACGTTCTCGCTCTGCCACGTTTTCCTGCTTTCGTCCGTACGAGCCTCACGGGACTCGTTTCACGGTCGAGACGGCAACGTACCAGACGCGCGTGCCGCGACCTCGCGCGGTTTCCTGTGGATTTCGCGCGGCCCGCCCGATGGGTCGGCGCGGTTCCCGGGACCTTCACCTGGCGTGGCGGCGACCGCTACGCCACGTTTTGCGACAAGCGACACGCGACACGCCACGACGCCGTCCTCGCGGCAGACAATCCTTGTCGCTTGTCGCAGAACGTGGCGGCAGACCCCGATCGCCCGATCGCCCCTACTCGATGGCCCCTACTCGATGGACCGAGACGGGAGACTTCTGCACCACACACCAGGCTTCAAGGCTGCGAACCCGGCCGAACGAGCCACCGCCTGCGAGGCGTGGTTCTCCTCGCCGATCTCGGCGAGCACGTGGTCGATCCAGGTCGACGCGAGGACCCACTCGACCACGAGCGAGACAGCCGCCGTCGCCACGCCGGCGCCGCGGGCCTCCTCGTGAACCCACCAGCCCATCAACACGGCGAGCCGATCCGCATCGAAGCGAGAGAAGCCCACCTCGCCGAGGACACGCTCGTCGCTGGCTGCGGCGATCACGAGATCGAAGGCGACCCCCGCCCGCCGGCGCTCGTCGCAGCCCTCGATCCAGCGGGCCGCAGCGGCCACGGAGCAATCGGCCGGCGGCGTCGATCCCGCGATGATGGCCGGGTCGTGCCACGCCCGCGACAGCGAGGGCGCGTCGTCCACCCGCCACGGGCGCAACCGGATCTGTTCGGTCGAGAGGTCGGGCACCTCGAGGACGAGCGCCTCGGGGTTCACGTCTCGTCGGGACGCAGTTCGTTGGCGATGGATCGCAGCACACCGTTGAGGAAGCGGGGCGAGTCCTCGGCGCAGTACTGCGACGCGAGCTCGACGGCCTCGCTCAGGACGGCCCCGGTCGGCACGTCGTCTCGGTACCGCAGCTCCCAGGCCGCCATCAGCGCGATGACGCGATCGACGATGGGCATCCGTTCGAAGCGCCACCCGGTGAGGTGGTCGCCGACCAGTGCCGACAGCTCCTCACGGGCGCCGTCGACCCCCTCGATCATCTCGACCGCGTAGTCCTCGAGCGACACCACCCGCGCGGCCAGACCGTCCACCGCGGATTCACCCGTGAGTTCGATCTCGTAGAGGAACGACAGCGCCTCCTCCCGGGCCTCGCGACGGCCGCCGAGGCCGGGAAGAGCAGCAGTCACGCGCGGCTGAGGTATTCCCCGGACCGCGTGTCGATCTTGACGCGCTCGCCCGGTTCGATGAAGAGCGGCACCTGGATGACGAGGCCCGTCTCGAGGGTCGCCGGCTTGGTGCCGCCCGACGAACGGTCGCCCTGCAGGCCCGGCTCGGTCTGGGCGATCGTGAGTTCAACCGACGCGGCCATGTCGGTGCCGACGATCTCGGTGCCGAACATCAACAGGATCGCGGTGGACCCGTCGACCACATAGTTCGCCGCGTCGCCGAGGACATCGGGGGCGACGTGGATCTGCTCGTAGGTCTCGTTGTCCATGAAGACGTAGTCGTCGCCGTCGCGGTAGAGGAAGTTCATCTCCCGCTTGTCGATCGTCGCCCGTTCGACCTTCTCACCGGCCCGGAAGGTGCGCTCGACGGTGCCGCCCGCGCGGATGTTGCGGAGGCTGGTGCGCACGAACGCGTGGCCCTTGCCGGGCTTCACGTGCTGGAAGTCGACGACCTGGAACAACCCGTCGTCGAGATCGAGGGTCATGCCGTTCTTCAGGTCGTTGGTGGTGATGGTGGGCACGGCGTCTCCGAAGCGGGCTCGAGCGAGATCTTGGGGTGGTTGGTCAAGGGTCGACACCCGTCGTCGGTGACGACCACCATGTCTTCGACCCGCACGCCGCCGACTCCGGGGAGATAGATCCCGGGCTCGACGGTGATGACGTGGCCGGGCTGGAGGATAGCGGTGTTGCCTCGCCGCACCGAGGGGAGCTCGTGGATGTCGAGACCCACGCCATGACCGGTCCCGTGGCCGAACCGGGGACCGAAGCCGGCGTCGGTGATGATGCCGCGGCAGACGTCGTCGATGTGGCCGACCTCGATGCCCGGCTTCACCGCGGCCACGCCCGCAGCCTGGGCCCGCGTGGTGATGCCGTGGATCTCCGCGGCGATGTCATCCGGTGCACCGACGACGAACGTGCGCGTCATGTCGCTGCGATAGCCGTCGACCACGGCGCCGGCGTCGATCACGACGAGATCGCCGTCGACCAGGCGCCGATCGGACGGTCGGGCGTGGGGCAGGGCCGCGTTCGGGCCGGAGGCGACGATCGTCTCGTACGCCGGCCCGCTGGCACCGCGGTCGCGCATGCCGTCCTCCAGGAAGCGGGCGATCGCCTGCTCGCTCGACCCGGCGACCAGCAGCGCCTGCGCCTCCGCCAGGACGTCGTCGACGATCTCCGCGGCCCGTTGCATCCGGGCGAGCTCGGCATCGTCCTTCACGGCGCGCAGCTCGGTGATCACGGATTCGGTCGCCACGAGGTCGGTGTCGATCGCGTCGGCCCACCGCCGTTGTTCGGCCCAGGTGACGGCGTCCGCCTCCAGTCCGACGGTGGCCCCCGCGGGAAGCGAGGCCGCGCCGTCGGCGATCGGGTTCGCCGTGACGACGACGTCCACCGGGGCACCGGCCGCCTCCAACTGACCCGGCGCCTGTTCGGCGTAGCGGGAGTCCGTCAGCAGGGTCGCCGCGTCCGTCCCCACCACGACGACGCCGAAGGAACCGGTGAAGCCGCAGGTCCAGCGGATGTTGGTCAGGTCGGTCACCACCAGGATGTCCACCGACCGTTCGGCCGCCGCCGCCCGCACGCGGTCGAGGCGGCCCGAGACGTCGAGCGCCGGGAGCCCGTTCACGCCAGCCGAGCCGCGATCGCGTCGACCGCCAGACGGTAGCCGTCCCCGCCGAAGCCGCTGATCGACCCGGTCGCCACCGGCGCGACCACCGACGTGCGCCGCCAGGGCTCCCGGGCATCGGGGTTGGAGAGGTGGAGCTCGACGATCGGGCCGTCGAAGGCGGCGAGTGCGTCGTGGATCGCCCACGACGAATGGGTGAACGCCCCGGGGTTGATCACGATGGCGGCGGCCCGACCGCGCGCCGCGTGGATCGCGTCGATCAGGACACCTTCGTGATTCGACTGGACGTGCTCGAGCTCGAGCCCGTGTCCGGTCGCCGCCTCGGTCGCCGTCGCGACATGGTCGGCGAGTGTCTCTGTGCCGTAGACGTGCGGCTCGCGAGAACCCAACAGGTTGAGGTTGGGCCCCGAGAGGAGCAGTAGGACGGGGTTGGTCATCGGATCGCCTCCATCGCGTCGGCCAGCAGGTCCCGGTCGACACCCACGACGGCTTCCACACCATCGTCGCCGTCCAGGACGAGCGTGATGCCGTCGATCGCCTTCTTGTCCCGGCTGAACAGGTCCAACAGCTCGCCCGGATCCAGCGCGTCGGGCAGCCGGAACGGGAGATCGTAGGCGGACAGCACCCGCCGATGCTCCGCCACGCGGGCGTCGTCGATCCGATCGAGCCGGCGGGCGACCTCTGCGGCGTACGCGATGCCGACGGCCACCGCCTCGCCGTGGCGGAGGTGGTACTCCCCCGCCGTCTCGATCGCATGGGCGAGCGTGTGGCCGTAGTTCAGAATGGCCCGACGCCCGCCCTCGCGCTCGTCGGCGGCCACCACGTCGGCCTTGATCTGCACGCAGGCGGCCACCCGTGCGTCGAGCTCGAGATCGTCGAGCCGTCCGCCGCCGAGGAAGTGGTACTTGGCGACCTCACCCATGCCGCTGCGGTATTCGGGCGGCGGAAGCGTCGCGAGCGTGTCGGTGTCGCAGAGCACGGCGGACGGCTGCCAGAACGCGCCGACGAGGTTCTTCCCCTCGGGCAGGTTGACGCCGGTCTTGCCGCCGATCGCGGCGTCGACCTGACCGAGCAGGGTGGTCGACACGCTCACGAAGCGGATGCCCCGGTGGTAGACGGACGCGACGAACCCGGCGAGGTCGGTCACGACACCGCCACCGATACCGACGATCACATCGCCGCGCGTGTAGCCCGAGCGCGCCATCCGGCGACAGACGTCCTCCACGACGGTGAGCGACTTCGCCGCCTCACCGTCCGGCACCTCGATCACCTCGTGCTCGATGCCGGGGTCGACCCGCCACGGGATCCCGGCCTGGGTGATCACCGCGGCACGCGTCGCCCCGTCGGGGATCACGTCGGACAGCATCTCCCGGACGCCGGCCCCGACATGGACCGGATAGCTGCGGTCCGCCAGCGGCACCTCGATCGTGATGGTCATGCCGAGACCCCTTCCAATGCCGCGATGATCGCATCCACACAGTCCCCGTGACGCATCTCGGACGTGTCGACCCGGAGGTCGGCCACCTCGAGGTAGCCGTCGGCGCGGGCCGCGACCTTGTCCTGGAGGGTCGCGCGGATGTCATCGCCGAGCAGGGGGCGGCCCCGTCCGCGGCCGACCCGCTTGACCAGAGCGTCGATCGAACCATCGAGCCAGACGACGAACGCCGGTGCTTCGACGAGCAGACGGCGGTTCTCCTCGGTCACCACGATGCCGCCGCCCGTGGACACGACGGCATGGGCTTCGAGCGCCGTGCGCAACTCGGCGGTCTCGAGCTCACGGAACGCCGCCTCACCCCGGGTGTCGAAGATCTCCTGGATGGACAGGCCGCTGCGCCGTTCGACCAGATCGTCGGTGTCGACATGGCGCAGACGCAGTCGCCGGGCGAGGGCGCGGCCGACCGACGACTTGCCCGACCCCATGGGGCCGACGAGCACGACGCTGCGGGTGTCCACGAACCGCGAGGCTACCGGCGCGCCACCCCGGCAACGGGACCGTTTCCCCGCGGCGACCGGAACGGCGCCTAGACCGTGGAGACGAACGACTCCGCGAAGAGCACGACGACGATCGTGCCGACGGCGAGAGCCGGACCGAACGGCATCGATTGCGACAGCAGGCGGGTCGGCTGCCCCTCGGTGGCCAGCGGATCCGGGACGACGTCGCGCCGCATCGCTCGACGCACGACGGCGAGCAGGAGCCCGCCGACCGCACCGACGCCGCACGAGACGAGCAATCCGTAGAAGATCAGTTGGAACACGACGACCCAGTCGGTCCAGAACGACCCGGCGGCCCACCCGAGGTGCAGGCCGAGCAGCAGGGCCAGCTTCACATCGCCGAATCCCATGCCCCGGGGCGAGATGAGGTGGAGGATCAGCAGGAAGCCGCCGTAGAGCGCCATGCCGGCGAGCGCGCGCACGATCGAGGGCGGATGGTCGATCCCGAAACCGGCGACGACGACCGCGATGAGCGACAGCCCGAGCGAGGGGAACACCAGTCGATCCGGCAGCCGGTACACGTACATGTCGATCGTCGACAGGGCCACGAGCGCGGTGACGAGGATCAGCGGGGGCAGCAGACGCCAGTCCCACCCGAACCGGGCGGCGACGGCGACCCACAGGCCCATGGTGACGAGTTCGACCCACGGGTAGGCCGGGGTGATCCGCTCGTCACAGTGGCGGCACCGTCCCCGGCGGGCGACCCAACCGAGGACCGGGACCGTGTCGCGGACGGCGAGATCGTGCGTGCAGAACGGACACCGCGAACGGAGGGTGAGCGGAGTGGCGTCCGGAATCCGGTCGACCAGCATCGTCGCGAATCCACCGGCCAGGAGCCCGATCGGTACGGCGAGGATGATGACCAGGAGGTCCATGATCTGTGGACCCTAGGGCCCGTCGCTCAGGAGTCGACGGAACCCAGGAACTTGAGCAGCAGACCGCGGTTGACGCTGTCGTCCTCGGCTTCCACGGCGGCGAGGGCGGCGTCGCGCTCGGCCTCGGTCGTCGCCTTCGCGGCGGCCGCGACGGCCTTGGCCGCCTTCGGGCTCAGGTTCGCGAGCTGGCGGGCCATCTCGGCCGGGTCGAGCTCGTCGTCGGCGTCGGTGGGACCCGGCGCGCCGGCGAAGATGTCCTCGCCAGTCGGGTCGCCGATGCCGGTGTCCAGCGGATCGCCGGGCGACAGCAGCGGGTCGATCGACTCCTCGCTCGACGCGAGGGCGGCCAGCGAGGGCTCCGTGCTCTCGGTGGCGTCGTCATCGTGATCGCCCTCGCCGAACTGGGGCGCGTCGTCCATGGCGTCGAGCTCGTGCAGGAGCGCCTCGGGCTCACCGGGCGTCTCGTCGGCGAACACCGCAGCGTCGGCCGTTTCGTCGTCCGAGTTCCCGGCCGGGGCCTCGTAGGTCGACTCCTCGAAGACCTGATCGTCTTCATCGACCGGCTGCGGCTCGAACGACGTCGCCGCCGGAATACCGGCCGGCTCGTCGATGAACTCGACGAGACCGAGCTCCAGCAGTTCCTTGACGAGACGACATCCGTCGATCTCGTTCAGTTCGAGACGCTCGGCGACGGCGCCGACCTGGGCACCCGAGCCGATGGCGGCGATGCCACCCCAGCGGGCCTGGTCGACCATGACGTCGGGGCCGTCGAGGGAGGTACGCAGACCGACCCACACGTCGAGGGAGGGGATGACCTCCTCGATCGCCCGCCATTCGACGAGCATGTTCTCGGCCGCGCCGAGAATCGGCTCCATCGCCTCGCCGTCCGATGCGTTGGGGGCGACGGCGTCGGCCTCGAAGGTGAACGAACCGGCCGCGAAGCGGAGGAGTCCGAAGACGACCTCCGCGGCGGTCGGTGCCTGGGTGACGGCCGAGGCGAGCTCGGCCGCGACGACCTCGCCCGAGTCGACCCAGACGCTGCCGGAACCACGGTCGCCCGTGATCCGCAGACGGCCGGTCTTCGACGTGGATGCGAGGAGTCGAAGTACGTCAGGAAGAGCAAAGGTGTCGAGTGTGCCCGAGAGCGCCACGGTGACCTCCGAAGTGGTGCGAACACCTGACCATCGGCACGGGGAACGTGGGAGATGAGGACTACGAGAATTTGTTCGAGATCGAGTCGCGCATCGCCGAAACCGGCGCGTCGGCGCCGGTCCAGAGCGTGAACGCCTCGGCCGCCTGGTGCACGAGCATCGACAGGCCGTTGTGCGCCTCGATCCCCGCGTCCCGCACGGCGGCCAGCCACGCGGTTTCGAGCGGCGTGTAGATCAGATCGACGACGACCTGCCCGCCGTGCAGCAACGCCGGGTCACACGGCATCGCGGCGTCGTCGCCCATGCCGATGCTGCTCGCGTTCACCACGATGTCGACCGTTGCCAGATCGGACGCCGCGCCGACACGACCGACCGGACCGGCCAGTGCCGCACAGGCCGCAGCCCGCTCCGCGGTGCGGTTCACGACGACGACCGCGCCGGCACCCGCGACGCCGCACGCCTGGGCCACCGCTCGAGCCGCACCGCCCGCGCCGATCAACCCGACACGACGACCCTCGACCCCGGTGCCGGCGTCGTCACGGAGCCCGGCGAGGAAGCCGGCGCCGTCGGTGTTCTCCGCCCGGATGCGGCCGCCGTCGAGGCGAACGAGACAGTTGGCGGCGCCGAGCGCAGCCACTGCGTCGGAGCACTCGTCGGCCGCGTCGGCCACCGCGTCCTTGTGCGGCATGGTCACCGACATGCCGGCCAGACCCGACACGCGCATGGCGTCGACCGCCGCTGCGCCCCCGCCCGGCGGAACCGGCCAGGCGACGAAGACCCAATCGAGTCCGGCTGCCGCAAAGGCGGCGTTGTGGAGTTCGGGTGAGAGCGAGTGGTCGATCGGGTCGCCGATGACGGCCGCAACCCGGGTGCGGCCGGTGATCATCCGCAGCCCAGGCCTTCGGCTTCACAGAACGCCTTGGCCTCCTGGAACTCGGCGTCGGTCTCCACGAAGCGGTGGGCCCCGTCGACGCCGCCCTCGTTGGTCAGCACGTAGTACATCCACGGCCCCTCCGCCGGCGCGTACGCGGCGTCGAGACTCGCCTGTCCCGGCGCCGAGATGGGCGTGATGGGCAGGCCCTTCACCGCGCGGGTGTTCCAGGGATTGGGGTCGTTCAGTTCCTCGTCGGTGAGGTCCAGGCAGGAGATCTGCGGAGCGAAGCAGGCCGTCGCGTCGATGCCGAGCAGCCAGTCCTGCTCGAGTCGGTTCCAGATCACCCGGGCGATCTTGGGGCGGTCCTCGTCGAGGAAGGCCTCCTCCTCGATCAGCGAGGCGACGATGACCATGTCGTACTCGTCGAGCCCCAGGGCGACGGCCTCCGGTGGGAGTCCTCCGGCGGCATCGCTCGCCCGGCCGATGCGGGTGTCCATCTCCTGGGTCATGCGGGCGACCATCAGCCGCTCGTCGGCGAGGCTCTGT is a genomic window containing:
- a CDS encoding 3-dehydroquinate synthase family protein; translated protein: MTITIEVPLADRSYPVHVGAGVREMLSDVIPDGATRAAVITQAGIPWRVDPGIEHEVIEVPDGEAAKSLTVVEDVCRRMARSGYTRGDVIVGIGGGVVTDLAGFVASVYHRGIRFVSVSTTLLGQVDAAIGGKTGVNLPEGKNLVGAFWQPSAVLCDTDTLATLPPPEYRSGMGEVAKYHFLGGGRLDDLELDARVAACVQIKADVVAADEREGGRRAILNYGHTLAHAIETAGEYHLRHGEAVAVGIAYAAEVARRLDRIDDARVAEHRRVLSAYDLPFRLPDALDPGELLDLFSRDKKAIDGITLVLDGDDGVEAVVGVDRDLLADAMEAIR
- a CDS encoding type II 3-dehydroquinate dehydratase, producing MTNPVLLLLSGPNLNLLGSREPHVYGTETLADHVATATEAATGHGLELEHVQSNHEGVLIDAIHAARGRAAAIVINPGAFTHSSWAIHDALAAFDGPIVELHLSNPDAREPWRRTSVVAPVATGSISGFGGDGYRLAVDAIAARLA
- the aroE gene encoding shikimate dehydrogenase, with amino-acid sequence MITGRTRVAAVIGDPIDHSLSPELHNAAFAAAGLDWVFVAWPVPPGGGAAAVDAMRVSGLAGMSVTMPHKDAVADAADECSDAVAALGAANCLVRLDGGRIRAENTDGAGFLAGLRDDAGTGVEGRRVGLIGAGGAARAVAQACGVAGAGAVVVVNRTAERAAACAALAGPVGRVGAASDLATVDIVVNASSIGMGDDAAMPCDPALLHGGQVVVDLIYTPLETAWLAAVRDAGIEAHNGLSMLVHQAAEAFTLWTGADAPVSAMRDSISNKFS
- a CDS encoding shikimate kinase; this translates as MDTRSVVLVGPMGSGKSSVGRALARRLRLRHVDTDDLVERRSGLSIQEIFDTRGEAAFRELETAELRTALEAHAVVSTGGGIVVTEENRRLLVEAPAFVVWLDGSIDALVKRVGRGRGRPLLGDDIRATLQDKVAARADGYLEVADLRVDTSEMRHGDCVDAIIAALEGVSA
- a CDS encoding prepilin peptidase, which encodes MDLLVIILAVPIGLLAGGFATMLVDRIPDATPLTLRSRCPFCTHDLAVRDTVPVLGWVARRGRCRHCDERITPAYPWVELVTMGLWVAVAARFGWDWRLLPPLILVTALVALSTIDMYVYRLPDRLVFPSLGLSLIAVVVAGFGIDHPPSIVRALAGMALYGGFLLILHLISPRGMGFGDVKLALLLGLHLGWAAGSFWTDWVVVFQLIFYGLLVSCGVGAVGGLLLAVVRRAMRRDVVPDPLATEGQPTRLLSQSMPFGPALAVGTIVVVLFAESFVSTV
- a CDS encoding DUF4388 domain-containing protein, translated to MALSGTLDTFALPDVLRLLASTSKTGRLRITGDRGSGSVWVDSGEVVAAELASAVTQAPTAAEVVFGLLRFAAGSFTFEADAVAPNASDGEAMEPILGAAENMLVEWRAIEEVIPSLDVWVGLRTSLDGPDVMVDQARWGGIAAIGSGAQVGAVAERLELNEIDGCRLVKELLELGLVEFIDEPAGIPAATSFEPQPVDEDDQVFEESTYEAPAGNSDDETADAAVFADETPGEPEALLHELDAMDDAPQFGEGDHDDDATESTEPSLAALASSEESIDPLLSPGDPLDTGIGDPTGEDIFAGAPGPTDADDELDPAEMARQLANLSPKAAKAVAAAAKATTEAERDAALAAVEAEDDSVNRGLLLKFLGSVDS
- a CDS encoding Xaa-Pro peptidase family protein, coding for MNGLPALDVSGRLDRVRAAAAERSVDILVVTDLTNIRWTCGFTGSFGVVVVGTDAATLLTDSRYAEQAPGQLEAAGAPVDVVVTANPIADGAASLPAGATVGLEADAVTWAEQRRWADAIDTDLVATESVITELRAVKDDAELARMQRAAEIVDDVLAEAQALLVAGSSEQAIARFLEDGMRDRGASGPAYETIVASGPNAALPHARPSDRRLVDGDLVVIDAGAVVDGYRSDMTRTFVVGAPDDIAAEIHGITTRAQAAGVAAVKPGIEVGHIDDVCRGIITDAGFGPRFGHGTGHGVGLDIHELPSVRRGNTAILQPGHVITVEPGIYLPGVGGVRVEDMVVVTDDGCRPLTNHPKISLEPASETPCPPSPPTT